In Equus przewalskii isolate Varuska chromosome 6, EquPr2, whole genome shotgun sequence, one DNA window encodes the following:
- the INPPL1 gene encoding phosphatidylinositol 3,4,5-trisphosphate 5-phosphatase 2 isoform X1: protein MASACGALVPGVAGPGGALGSPAPAWYHRDLSRAAAEELLARAGRDGSFLVRDSESVAGAFALCVLYQKHVHTYRILPDGDDFLAVQTSQGVPVRRFQTLGELIGLYAQPNQGLVCALLLPVEREREPDLPDDRDASDGEDEKPPLPPRSGSTSISAPMGPSSPPPAPETPTTPAAESAPNGLSTVSHEYLKGSYGLDLEAVRGGASNLPHLTRTLATSCRRLHSEVDKVLSGLEILSKVFDQQSSPMVTRLLQQQTPPQTGEQELESLVLKLSVLKDFLSGIQKKALKALQDMSSTTPPAPLQPSIRKAKTIPVQAFEVKLDVTLGDLTKIGKSQKFTLSVDVEGGRLVLLRRQRDSQEDWTTFTHDRIRQLIKSQRVQNKLGVVFEKEKDRTQRKDFIFVSARKREAFCQLLQLMKNKHSKQDEPDMISVFIGTWNMGSVPPPKNVTSWFTSKGLGKTLDEVTVTIPHDIYVFGTQENSVGDREWLDLLRGGLKELTDLDYRPIAMQSLWNIKVAVLVKPEHENRISHVSTSSVKTGIANTLGNKGAVGVSFMFNGTSFGFVNCHLTSGNEKTARRNQNYLDILRLLSLGDRQLSAFDISLRFTHLFWFGDLNYRLDMDIQEILNYISRKEFEPLLRVDQLNLEREKHKVFLRFSEEEISFPPTYRYERGSRDTYAWHKQKPTGVRTNVPSWCDRILWKSYPETHIICNSYGCTDDIVTSDHSPVFGTFEVGVTSQFISKKGLSKTSDQAYIEFESIEAIVKTASRTKFFIEFYSTCLEEYKKSFENDAQSSDNINFLKVQWSSRQLPTLKPILADIEYLQDQHLLLTVKSMDGYESYGECVVALKSMIGSTAQQFLTFLSHRGEETGNIRGSMKVRVPTERLGTRERLYEWISIDKDEAGAKSKAPSVSRGSQEPRSGSRKPAPAEASCPLSKLFEETEKPPPTGRPPAPPRAAPREEPLTPRLKPEGAPEPEGVAAPPPKNSFNNPAYYVLEGVPHQLLPLEPPSSARAPVPPATKNKVAITVPAPQLGRHRPPRVGEGSSSDEESGGTLPPPDFPPPPLPDSAIFLPPSLDPLPGPVVRGRSGGEARVPPPPKAHPRPPLPPGPSPTSTFLGEVASGDDRSCSVLQMAKTLSEVDYAPAGSGRSVLLPGPLELQPPRGLPSDYGRPLSFPPPRIRESIQEDLAEEAPCPQGGRAGGLGEAGMGAWLRAIGLERYEEGLVHNGWDDLEFLSDITEEDLEEAGVQDPAHKRLLLDTLQLSK, encoded by the exons AATTCTACCTGATGGAGACGACTTCCTGGCTGTGCAG ACCTCACAGGGTGTGCCTGTGCGCCGCTTCCAGACCCTGGGCGAGCTCATTGGCCTGTATGCCCAGCCCAACCAGGGCCTTGTGTGCGCCCTGCTGCTGCCTGTGGAGCGGGAGCGAGAGCCGGACCTGCCGGATGACCGCGATGCCTCAG ATGGGGAGGATGAGAAGCCCCCGCTGCCCCCGCGCTCTGGTTCCACCAGCATTTCTGCCCCCATGGGGCCCAGCAGCCCCCCGCCAGCCCCTGAGACCCCCACAACTCCAGCTgctgagag TGCTCCGAATGGGCTGAGCACTGTCTCGCACGAGTACCTGAAGGGTAGCTACGGGCTGGACCTGGAGGCTGTGCGGGGTGGAGCCAGCAACCTGCCCCACCTCACCCGCACTCTCGCCACCTCATGCCGGAGGCTGCACAG TGAGGTGGACAAGGTTCTGTCGGGCCTGGAGATCCTGTCCAAGGTGTTTGACCAGCAGAGCTCACCCATGGTGACTCGCCTTTTGCAGCAGCAG ACCCCACCACAGACTGGGGAGCAGGAACTAGAGAGCCTGGTGCTGAAGCTGTCAGTGCTGAAGGACTTCCTGTCAGGCATCCAGAAGAAG GCCCTGAAGGCCTTGCAGGACATGAGCTCCACCACGCCCCCCGCTCCGCTGCAGCCGTCCATCCGTAAGGCCAAGACCATCCCCGTGCAGGCCTTTGAG GTGAAGCTGGATGTGACCCTGGGTGACCTGACCAAGATTGGAAAGTCACAGAAGTTCACGCTGAGCGTGGATGTGGAGGGCGGGCGGCTGGTGCTGCTGCGGAGACAGCGGGACTCGCAGGAGGACTGGACAACCTTCACGCACGACCGCA TCCGTCAGCTCATTAAGTCCCAGCGGGTCCAGAACAAGCTGGGTGTCGTGTTTGAGAAGGAGAAGGACCGGACACAGCGCAAGGACTTCATCTTCGTCAGTGCCCGG AAGCGGGAGGCCTTCTGCCAGCTGTTGCAGCTCATGAAGAACAAGCACTCCAAGCAGGACGAGCCCGACATGATCTCTGTCTTCATAGGCACCTGGAACATGG GAAGTGTGCCGCCTCCGAAAAATGTGACATCTTGGTTCACGTCAAAGGGTCTAGGGAAGACCCTGGACGAGGTCACGGTGACCATACCCCATGACATCTATGTTTTTGGGACCCAGGAGAACTCGGTGGGCGACCGTGAGTGGCTGGACCTGCTACGCGGgggcctcaaggagctcacagatcTGGATTACCGCCCG ATTGCCATGCAGTCATTGTGGAACATCAAGGTGGCTGTGCTCGTCAAGCCTGAGCATGAGAACCGCATCAGCCACGTCAGTACGTCCAGTGTGAAGACTGGCATTGCCAACACCCTGG GAAACAAGGGGGCCGTGGGCGTCTCCTTCATGTTCAATGGCACCTCATTTGGCTTTGTGAATTGCCACCTCACCTCGGGAAATGAGAAGACCGCCCG GCGGAACCAGAACTACCTGGACATCCTGCGGCTGCTCTCGCTGGGCGACCGGCAGCTCAGTGCCTTTGACATCTCTCTGCGTTTCACTCACCTCTTCTGGTTTGGGGACCTCAACTACCGTCTGGACATGGATATCCAG GAGATCCTGAACTACATTAGCAGGAAGGAGTTTGAGCCCCTGCTCAGGGTGGACCAGCTCAACTTGGAGCGGGAAAAGCACAAGGTCTTCCTTCGATTCA GTGAGGAGGAGATCTCCTTCCCACCCACCTACCGCTACGAGCGGGGTTCCCGGGACACGTATGCCTGGCATAAGCAGAAGCCAACTGGG GTCCGGACCAACGTGCCTTCGTGGTGTGACCGGATTCTCTGGAAATCCTACCCTGAGACCCACATCATCTGCAATTCCTATG gtTGCACTGATGACATCGTCACCAGCGACCACTCTCCCGTGTTTGGGACATTTGAGGTGGGAGTTACCTCTCAGTTCATCTCTAAGAAAG GGCTTTCAAAGACTTCGGACCAGGCCTACATCGAGTTTGAGAGCATCGAGGCCATTGTGAAGACGGCCAGCCGCACGAAGTTCTTCATTGAGTTCTACTCCACCTGCCTGGAGG agTACAAGAAGAGCTTCGAGAATGATGCCCAGAGCAGTGACAACATCAACTTCCTCAAGGTGCAGTGGTCCTCGCGCCAGCTGCCCACG CTCAAGCCGATTCTGGCTGACATTGAGTACCTGCAGGACCAGCACCTCCTGCTCACAGTCAAGTCCATGGACGGCTATGAATCCTATG GGGAGTGTGTGGTGGCGCTCAAGTCCATGATTGGCAGCACAGCTCAGCAGTTCCTGACCTTCCTGTCCCACCGCGGCGAGGAGACAGGCAACATCCGCGGCTCCATGAAGGTGCGGGTGCCCACAGAGCGCCTGGGCACCCGTGAGCGACTCTACG agTGGATCAGCATTGATAAGGATGAGGCGGGAGCAAAGAGCAAAGCCCCCTCTGTGTCCCGAGGCAGCCAGGAGCCCAG GTCAGGGAGCCGCAAGCCAGCCCCTGCAGAGGCCTCCTGCCCGCTGtccaaattatttgaagaaacagagaaaccaccaccaactgggagacccccagccccacctcgaGCTGCTCCCCGGGAGGAGCCCTTGACCCCTAG GTTGAAGCCGGAGGGGGCTCCAGAGCCAGAAGGGGTGGCGGCCCCCCCACCCAAGAACAGCTTCAATAACCCTGCCTACTATGTCCTTGAAGGAGTCCCACACCAGCTGCTGCCCCTGGAGCCACCCTCATCTGCCAGGGCCCCTGTCCCACCTGCCACCAAGAACAAAGTGGCCATCACAGTGCCTGCTCCACAGCTTGGGCGCCACCGGCCCCCCCGTGTGGGAGAGGGGAGCTCATCAGATGAGGAGTCTGGGGGCACACTGCCTCCTCCAGACTTTCCACCCCCACCACTGCCGGACTCAGCCATCTTCCTGCCCCCCAGCCTGGATCCTTTGCCAGGGCCAGTGGTCCGGGGCCGCAGTGGGGGTGAGGCCCGTGTTCCACCACCTCCCAAGGCCCATCCGAGACCCCCACTCCCCCCAGGCCCCTCGCCCACCAGCACTTTCCTGGGGGAGGTAGCCAGTGGGGATGATCGCTCCTGCTCAGTGCTGCAGATGGCCAAGACACTGAGTGAGGTGGACTACGCTCCCGCTGGGTCTGGCCGCTCAGTGCTCCTGCCAGGCCCTCTGGAGCTGCAGCCACCCCGGGGACTGCCCTCGGACTATGGCCGGCCTCTCAGTTTCCCACCACCCCGGATCCGAGAGAGCATCCAGGAGGATCTGGCAGAGGAG GCTCCATGCCCGCAGGGCGGGCGGGCCGGCGGGCTGGGCGAGGCGGGCATGGGCGCCTGGTTGCGGGCCATCGGCTTGGAGCGCTATGAGGAGGGCCTGGTGCACAATGGCTGGGACGACCTGGAGTTTCTcag CGACATCACTGAGGAGGatctggaggaggctggggtgcAGGACCCGGCTCACAAGCGCCTCCTTCTGGACACGCTGCAGCTCAGCAAGTGA
- the INPPL1 gene encoding phosphatidylinositol 3,4,5-trisphosphate 5-phosphatase 2 isoform X4: MASACGALVPGVAGPGGALGSPAPAWYHRDLSRAAAEELLARAGRDGSFLVRDSESVAGAFALCVLYQKHVHTYRILPDGDDFLAVQTSQGVPVRRFQTLGELIGLYAQPNQGLVCALLLPVEREREPDLPDDRDASDGEDEKPPLPPRSGSTSISAPMGPSSPPPAPETPTTPAAESAPNGLSTVSHEYLKGSYGLDLEAVRGGASNLPHLTRTLATSCRRLHSEVDKVLSGLEILSKVFDQQSSPMVTRLLQQQQTPPQTGEQELESLVLKLSVLKDFLSGIQKKALKALQDMSSTTPPAPLQPSIRKAKTIPVQAFEVKLDVTLGDLTKIGKSQKFTLSVDVEGGRLVLLRRQRDSQEDWTTFTHDRIRQLIKSQRVQNKLGVVFEKEKDRTQRKDFIFVSARKREAFCQLLQLMKNKHSKQDEPDMISVFIGTWNMGSVPPPKNVTSWFTSKGLGKTLDEVTVTIPHDIYVFGTQENSVGDREWLDLLRGGLKELTDLDYRPIAMQSLWNIKVAVLVKPEHENRISHVSTSSVKTGIANTLGNKGAVGVSFMFNGTSFGFVNCHLTSGNEKTARRNQNYLDILRLLSLGDRQLSAFDISLRFTHLFWFGDLNYRLDMDIQEILNYISRKEFEPLLRVDQLNLEREKHKVFLRFSEEEISFPPTYRYERGSRDTYAWHKQKPTGVRTNVPSWCDRILWKSYPETHIICNSYGCTDDIVTSDHSPVFGTFEVGVTSQFISKKGLSKTSDQAYIEFESIEAIVKTASRTKFFIEFYSTCLEEYKKSFENDAQSSDNINFLKVQWSSRQLPTLKPILADIEYLQDQHLLLTVKSMDGYESYGECVVALKSMIGSTAQQFLTFLSHRGEETGNIRGSMKVRVPTERLGTRERLYEWISIDKDEAGAKSKAPSVSRGSQEPRSGSRKPAPAEASCPLSKLFEETEKPPPTGRPPAPPRAAPREEPLTPRLKPEGAPEPEGVAAPPPKNSFNNPAYYVLEGVPHQLLPLEPPSSARAPVPPATKNKVAITVPAPQLGRHRPPRVGEGSSSDEESGGTLPPPDFPPPPLPDSAIFLPPSLDPLPGPVVRGRSGGEARVPPPPKAHPRPPLPPGPSPTSTFLGEVASGDDRSCSVLQMAKTLSEVDYAPAGSGRSVLLPGPLELQPPRGLPSDYGRPLSFPPPRIRESIQEDLAEEAPCPQGGRAGGLGEAGMGAWLRAIGLERYEEGLVHNGWDDLEFLSDITEEDLEEAGVQDPAHKRLLLDTLQLSK; the protein is encoded by the exons AATTCTACCTGATGGAGACGACTTCCTGGCTGTGCAG ACCTCACAGGGTGTGCCTGTGCGCCGCTTCCAGACCCTGGGCGAGCTCATTGGCCTGTATGCCCAGCCCAACCAGGGCCTTGTGTGCGCCCTGCTGCTGCCTGTGGAGCGGGAGCGAGAGCCGGACCTGCCGGATGACCGCGATGCCTCAG ATGGGGAGGATGAGAAGCCCCCGCTGCCCCCGCGCTCTGGTTCCACCAGCATTTCTGCCCCCATGGGGCCCAGCAGCCCCCCGCCAGCCCCTGAGACCCCCACAACTCCAGCTgctgagag TGCTCCGAATGGGCTGAGCACTGTCTCGCACGAGTACCTGAAGGGTAGCTACGGGCTGGACCTGGAGGCTGTGCGGGGTGGAGCCAGCAACCTGCCCCACCTCACCCGCACTCTCGCCACCTCATGCCGGAGGCTGCACAG TGAGGTGGACAAGGTTCTGTCGGGCCTGGAGATCCTGTCCAAGGTGTTTGACCAGCAGAGCTCACCCATGGTGACTCGCCTTTTGCAGCAGCAG CAGACCCCACCACAGACTGGGGAGCAGGAACTAGAGAGCCTGGTGCTGAAGCTGTCAGTGCTGAAGGACTTCCTGTCAGGCATCCAGAAGAAG GCCCTGAAGGCCTTGCAGGACATGAGCTCCACCACGCCCCCCGCTCCGCTGCAGCCGTCCATCCGTAAGGCCAAGACCATCCCCGTGCAGGCCTTTGAG GTGAAGCTGGATGTGACCCTGGGTGACCTGACCAAGATTGGAAAGTCACAGAAGTTCACGCTGAGCGTGGATGTGGAGGGCGGGCGGCTGGTGCTGCTGCGGAGACAGCGGGACTCGCAGGAGGACTGGACAACCTTCACGCACGACCGCA TCCGTCAGCTCATTAAGTCCCAGCGGGTCCAGAACAAGCTGGGTGTCGTGTTTGAGAAGGAGAAGGACCGGACACAGCGCAAGGACTTCATCTTCGTCAGTGCCCGG AAGCGGGAGGCCTTCTGCCAGCTGTTGCAGCTCATGAAGAACAAGCACTCCAAGCAGGACGAGCCCGACATGATCTCTGTCTTCATAGGCACCTGGAACATGG GAAGTGTGCCGCCTCCGAAAAATGTGACATCTTGGTTCACGTCAAAGGGTCTAGGGAAGACCCTGGACGAGGTCACGGTGACCATACCCCATGACATCTATGTTTTTGGGACCCAGGAGAACTCGGTGGGCGACCGTGAGTGGCTGGACCTGCTACGCGGgggcctcaaggagctcacagatcTGGATTACCGCCCG ATTGCCATGCAGTCATTGTGGAACATCAAGGTGGCTGTGCTCGTCAAGCCTGAGCATGAGAACCGCATCAGCCACGTCAGTACGTCCAGTGTGAAGACTGGCATTGCCAACACCCTGG GAAACAAGGGGGCCGTGGGCGTCTCCTTCATGTTCAATGGCACCTCATTTGGCTTTGTGAATTGCCACCTCACCTCGGGAAATGAGAAGACCGCCCG GCGGAACCAGAACTACCTGGACATCCTGCGGCTGCTCTCGCTGGGCGACCGGCAGCTCAGTGCCTTTGACATCTCTCTGCGTTTCACTCACCTCTTCTGGTTTGGGGACCTCAACTACCGTCTGGACATGGATATCCAG GAGATCCTGAACTACATTAGCAGGAAGGAGTTTGAGCCCCTGCTCAGGGTGGACCAGCTCAACTTGGAGCGGGAAAAGCACAAGGTCTTCCTTCGATTCA GTGAGGAGGAGATCTCCTTCCCACCCACCTACCGCTACGAGCGGGGTTCCCGGGACACGTATGCCTGGCATAAGCAGAAGCCAACTGGG GTCCGGACCAACGTGCCTTCGTGGTGTGACCGGATTCTCTGGAAATCCTACCCTGAGACCCACATCATCTGCAATTCCTATG gtTGCACTGATGACATCGTCACCAGCGACCACTCTCCCGTGTTTGGGACATTTGAGGTGGGAGTTACCTCTCAGTTCATCTCTAAGAAAG GGCTTTCAAAGACTTCGGACCAGGCCTACATCGAGTTTGAGAGCATCGAGGCCATTGTGAAGACGGCCAGCCGCACGAAGTTCTTCATTGAGTTCTACTCCACCTGCCTGGAGG agTACAAGAAGAGCTTCGAGAATGATGCCCAGAGCAGTGACAACATCAACTTCCTCAAGGTGCAGTGGTCCTCGCGCCAGCTGCCCACG CTCAAGCCGATTCTGGCTGACATTGAGTACCTGCAGGACCAGCACCTCCTGCTCACAGTCAAGTCCATGGACGGCTATGAATCCTATG GGGAGTGTGTGGTGGCGCTCAAGTCCATGATTGGCAGCACAGCTCAGCAGTTCCTGACCTTCCTGTCCCACCGCGGCGAGGAGACAGGCAACATCCGCGGCTCCATGAAGGTGCGGGTGCCCACAGAGCGCCTGGGCACCCGTGAGCGACTCTACG agTGGATCAGCATTGATAAGGATGAGGCGGGAGCAAAGAGCAAAGCCCCCTCTGTGTCCCGAGGCAGCCAGGAGCCCAG GTCAGGGAGCCGCAAGCCAGCCCCTGCAGAGGCCTCCTGCCCGCTGtccaaattatttgaagaaacagagaaaccaccaccaactgggagacccccagccccacctcgaGCTGCTCCCCGGGAGGAGCCCTTGACCCCTAG GTTGAAGCCGGAGGGGGCTCCAGAGCCAGAAGGGGTGGCGGCCCCCCCACCCAAGAACAGCTTCAATAACCCTGCCTACTATGTCCTTGAAGGAGTCCCACACCAGCTGCTGCCCCTGGAGCCACCCTCATCTGCCAGGGCCCCTGTCCCACCTGCCACCAAGAACAAAGTGGCCATCACAGTGCCTGCTCCACAGCTTGGGCGCCACCGGCCCCCCCGTGTGGGAGAGGGGAGCTCATCAGATGAGGAGTCTGGGGGCACACTGCCTCCTCCAGACTTTCCACCCCCACCACTGCCGGACTCAGCCATCTTCCTGCCCCCCAGCCTGGATCCTTTGCCAGGGCCAGTGGTCCGGGGCCGCAGTGGGGGTGAGGCCCGTGTTCCACCACCTCCCAAGGCCCATCCGAGACCCCCACTCCCCCCAGGCCCCTCGCCCACCAGCACTTTCCTGGGGGAGGTAGCCAGTGGGGATGATCGCTCCTGCTCAGTGCTGCAGATGGCCAAGACACTGAGTGAGGTGGACTACGCTCCCGCTGGGTCTGGCCGCTCAGTGCTCCTGCCAGGCCCTCTGGAGCTGCAGCCACCCCGGGGACTGCCCTCGGACTATGGCCGGCCTCTCAGTTTCCCACCACCCCGGATCCGAGAGAGCATCCAGGAGGATCTGGCAGAGGAG GCTCCATGCCCGCAGGGCGGGCGGGCCGGCGGGCTGGGCGAGGCGGGCATGGGCGCCTGGTTGCGGGCCATCGGCTTGGAGCGCTATGAGGAGGGCCTGGTGCACAATGGCTGGGACGACCTGGAGTTTCTcag CGACATCACTGAGGAGGatctggaggaggctggggtgcAGGACCCGGCTCACAAGCGCCTCCTTCTGGACACGCTGCAGCTCAGCAAGTGA
- the INPPL1 gene encoding phosphatidylinositol 3,4,5-trisphosphate 5-phosphatase 2 isoform X3 — protein sequence MASACGALVPGVAGPGGALGSPAPAWYHRDLSRAAAEELLARAGRDGSFLVRDSESVAGAFALCVLYQKHVHTYRILPDGDDFLAVQTSQGVPVRRFQTLGELIGLYAQPNQGLVCALLLPVEREREPDLPDDRDASDGEDEKPPLPPRSGSTSISAPMGPSSPPPAPETPTTPAAESAPNGLSTVSHEYLKGSYGLDLEAVRGGASNLPHLTRTLATSCRRLHSEVDKVLSGLEILSKVFDQQSSPMVTRLLQQQTPPQTGEQELESLVLKLSVLKDFLSGIQKKALKALQDMSSTTPPAPLQPSIRKAKTIPVQAFEVKLDVTLGDLTKIGKSQKFTLSVDVEGGRLVLLRRQRDSQEDWTTFTHDRIRQLIKSQRVQNKLGVVFEKEKDRTQRKDFIFVSARKREAFCQLLQLMKNKHSKQDEPDMISVFIGTWNMGSVPPPKNVTSWFTSKGLGKTLDEVTVTIPHDIYVFGTQENSVGDREWLDLLRGGLKELTDLDYRPIAMQSLWNIKVAVLVKPEHENRISHVSTSSVKTGIANTLGNKGAVGVSFMFNGTSFGFVNCHLTSGNEKTARRNQNYLDILRLLSLGDRQLSAFDISLRFTHLFWFGDLNYRLDMDIQEILNYISRKEFEPLLRVDQLNLEREKHKVFLRFSEEEISFPPTYRYERGSRDTYAWHKQKPTGVRTNVPSWCDRILWKSYPETHIICNSYGCTDDIVTSDHSPVFGTFEVGVTSQFISKKGLSKTSDQAYIEFESIEAIVKTASRTKFFIEFYSTCLEEYKKSFENDAQSSDNINFLKVQWSSRQLPTLKPILADIEYLQDQHLLLTVKSMDGYESYGECVVALKSMIGSTAQQFLTFLSHRGEETGNIRGSMKVRVPTERLGTRERLYEWISIDKDEAGAKSKAPSVSRGSQEPRSGSRKPAPAEASCPLSKLFEETEKPPPTGRPPAPPRAAPREEPLTPRLKPEGAPEPEGVAAPPPKNSFNNPAYYVLEGVPHQLLPLEPPSSARAPVPPATKNKVAITVPAPQLGRHRPPRVGEGSSSDEESGGTLPPPDFPPPPLPDSAIFLPPSLDPLPGPVVRGRSGGEARVPPPPKAHPRPPLPPGPSPTSTFLGEVASGDDRSCSVLQMAKTLSEVDYAPAGSGRSVLLPGPLELQPPRGLPSDYGRPLSFPPPRIRESIQEDLAEERHH from the exons AATTCTACCTGATGGAGACGACTTCCTGGCTGTGCAG ACCTCACAGGGTGTGCCTGTGCGCCGCTTCCAGACCCTGGGCGAGCTCATTGGCCTGTATGCCCAGCCCAACCAGGGCCTTGTGTGCGCCCTGCTGCTGCCTGTGGAGCGGGAGCGAGAGCCGGACCTGCCGGATGACCGCGATGCCTCAG ATGGGGAGGATGAGAAGCCCCCGCTGCCCCCGCGCTCTGGTTCCACCAGCATTTCTGCCCCCATGGGGCCCAGCAGCCCCCCGCCAGCCCCTGAGACCCCCACAACTCCAGCTgctgagag TGCTCCGAATGGGCTGAGCACTGTCTCGCACGAGTACCTGAAGGGTAGCTACGGGCTGGACCTGGAGGCTGTGCGGGGTGGAGCCAGCAACCTGCCCCACCTCACCCGCACTCTCGCCACCTCATGCCGGAGGCTGCACAG TGAGGTGGACAAGGTTCTGTCGGGCCTGGAGATCCTGTCCAAGGTGTTTGACCAGCAGAGCTCACCCATGGTGACTCGCCTTTTGCAGCAGCAG ACCCCACCACAGACTGGGGAGCAGGAACTAGAGAGCCTGGTGCTGAAGCTGTCAGTGCTGAAGGACTTCCTGTCAGGCATCCAGAAGAAG GCCCTGAAGGCCTTGCAGGACATGAGCTCCACCACGCCCCCCGCTCCGCTGCAGCCGTCCATCCGTAAGGCCAAGACCATCCCCGTGCAGGCCTTTGAG GTGAAGCTGGATGTGACCCTGGGTGACCTGACCAAGATTGGAAAGTCACAGAAGTTCACGCTGAGCGTGGATGTGGAGGGCGGGCGGCTGGTGCTGCTGCGGAGACAGCGGGACTCGCAGGAGGACTGGACAACCTTCACGCACGACCGCA TCCGTCAGCTCATTAAGTCCCAGCGGGTCCAGAACAAGCTGGGTGTCGTGTTTGAGAAGGAGAAGGACCGGACACAGCGCAAGGACTTCATCTTCGTCAGTGCCCGG AAGCGGGAGGCCTTCTGCCAGCTGTTGCAGCTCATGAAGAACAAGCACTCCAAGCAGGACGAGCCCGACATGATCTCTGTCTTCATAGGCACCTGGAACATGG GAAGTGTGCCGCCTCCGAAAAATGTGACATCTTGGTTCACGTCAAAGGGTCTAGGGAAGACCCTGGACGAGGTCACGGTGACCATACCCCATGACATCTATGTTTTTGGGACCCAGGAGAACTCGGTGGGCGACCGTGAGTGGCTGGACCTGCTACGCGGgggcctcaaggagctcacagatcTGGATTACCGCCCG ATTGCCATGCAGTCATTGTGGAACATCAAGGTGGCTGTGCTCGTCAAGCCTGAGCATGAGAACCGCATCAGCCACGTCAGTACGTCCAGTGTGAAGACTGGCATTGCCAACACCCTGG GAAACAAGGGGGCCGTGGGCGTCTCCTTCATGTTCAATGGCACCTCATTTGGCTTTGTGAATTGCCACCTCACCTCGGGAAATGAGAAGACCGCCCG GCGGAACCAGAACTACCTGGACATCCTGCGGCTGCTCTCGCTGGGCGACCGGCAGCTCAGTGCCTTTGACATCTCTCTGCGTTTCACTCACCTCTTCTGGTTTGGGGACCTCAACTACCGTCTGGACATGGATATCCAG GAGATCCTGAACTACATTAGCAGGAAGGAGTTTGAGCCCCTGCTCAGGGTGGACCAGCTCAACTTGGAGCGGGAAAAGCACAAGGTCTTCCTTCGATTCA GTGAGGAGGAGATCTCCTTCCCACCCACCTACCGCTACGAGCGGGGTTCCCGGGACACGTATGCCTGGCATAAGCAGAAGCCAACTGGG GTCCGGACCAACGTGCCTTCGTGGTGTGACCGGATTCTCTGGAAATCCTACCCTGAGACCCACATCATCTGCAATTCCTATG gtTGCACTGATGACATCGTCACCAGCGACCACTCTCCCGTGTTTGGGACATTTGAGGTGGGAGTTACCTCTCAGTTCATCTCTAAGAAAG GGCTTTCAAAGACTTCGGACCAGGCCTACATCGAGTTTGAGAGCATCGAGGCCATTGTGAAGACGGCCAGCCGCACGAAGTTCTTCATTGAGTTCTACTCCACCTGCCTGGAGG agTACAAGAAGAGCTTCGAGAATGATGCCCAGAGCAGTGACAACATCAACTTCCTCAAGGTGCAGTGGTCCTCGCGCCAGCTGCCCACG CTCAAGCCGATTCTGGCTGACATTGAGTACCTGCAGGACCAGCACCTCCTGCTCACAGTCAAGTCCATGGACGGCTATGAATCCTATG GGGAGTGTGTGGTGGCGCTCAAGTCCATGATTGGCAGCACAGCTCAGCAGTTCCTGACCTTCCTGTCCCACCGCGGCGAGGAGACAGGCAACATCCGCGGCTCCATGAAGGTGCGGGTGCCCACAGAGCGCCTGGGCACCCGTGAGCGACTCTACG agTGGATCAGCATTGATAAGGATGAGGCGGGAGCAAAGAGCAAAGCCCCCTCTGTGTCCCGAGGCAGCCAGGAGCCCAG GTCAGGGAGCCGCAAGCCAGCCCCTGCAGAGGCCTCCTGCCCGCTGtccaaattatttgaagaaacagagaaaccaccaccaactgggagacccccagccccacctcgaGCTGCTCCCCGGGAGGAGCCCTTGACCCCTAG GTTGAAGCCGGAGGGGGCTCCAGAGCCAGAAGGGGTGGCGGCCCCCCCACCCAAGAACAGCTTCAATAACCCTGCCTACTATGTCCTTGAAGGAGTCCCACACCAGCTGCTGCCCCTGGAGCCACCCTCATCTGCCAGGGCCCCTGTCCCACCTGCCACCAAGAACAAAGTGGCCATCACAGTGCCTGCTCCACAGCTTGGGCGCCACCGGCCCCCCCGTGTGGGAGAGGGGAGCTCATCAGATGAGGAGTCTGGGGGCACACTGCCTCCTCCAGACTTTCCACCCCCACCACTGCCGGACTCAGCCATCTTCCTGCCCCCCAGCCTGGATCCTTTGCCAGGGCCAGTGGTCCGGGGCCGCAGTGGGGGTGAGGCCCGTGTTCCACCACCTCCCAAGGCCCATCCGAGACCCCCACTCCCCCCAGGCCCCTCGCCCACCAGCACTTTCCTGGGGGAGGTAGCCAGTGGGGATGATCGCTCCTGCTCAGTGCTGCAGATGGCCAAGACACTGAGTGAGGTGGACTACGCTCCCGCTGGGTCTGGCCGCTCAGTGCTCCTGCCAGGCCCTCTGGAGCTGCAGCCACCCCGGGGACTGCCCTCGGACTATGGCCGGCCTCTCAGTTTCCCACCACCCCGGATCCGAGAGAGCATCCAGGAGGATCTGGCAGAGGAG CGACATCACTGA